In one Poecilia reticulata strain Guanapo linkage group LG8, Guppy_female_1.0+MT, whole genome shotgun sequence genomic region, the following are encoded:
- the fbxl19 gene encoding F-box/LRR-repeat protein 19 — protein sequence MSGSKALGGGAGSGARRRRTRCRRCQACMRTECGECHFCKDMKKFGGPGRMKQSCLQRQCTAPVLPHTAVCFACGEAGKEDTVDSEEEKFSLCLMECTICNEIIHPSCLKMGKADGIINDEIPNCWECPKCHKEGKTSKDQADGSGKRRLDNGEAGRWKLTDDPPPKKKAPPPLEEAARPEGGHKRKKEKEQPMDSGPKKKIKGAHEKRLKKKPKQEVGESNGPGSSSVAAAGGQQSSSSSQPAGGSAAAAGATSSAEQRSHHREKLERFRRMCLLERRPSSSSSSSSSSESDSESDSDGGGADMPSRGRKPGLMDPEEDDVPERSRKNSASLPPPSPLSSNQIPPSSLHDGFAAKQRSNGQEARNGRTRGGAGGGEKENASGVLTNHRHGGGGGGAKGSRGNKIRNNSKTPSQRSGVSSSIPTSNGGGVASSGLLMSAMAASPCSQPSRLAPRSQVMKRSPPAVPSPPRPVQMERHLVRPPPACPEPSCLLLDCGSAHIMTRDVWLRVFTYLSQRELCVCMRVCRTWSRWCCDKRLWTQIDLSRQRSITPPMLSGIIRRQPVSLNLGCTNISKKQLMWLINRLPGLLELNVSGCAWPAVSALCQAVCPCLKLLDLSRVEDLKDSHLRELLAPPPESRTAPSESRAGRFQNVTELRLAGLDLTDALSRLLVRHTPQLTRLDLSHCLNVGDQTVRNLTVSPLRESLTHLNLAGCVKLTEQCVQLLQCCSALQTVDLRSCSLLSTESGQLLSFPFLSSSSSSSSSTSSSAAASSSSAGAATVAANSSSSALPDDRTLLKNS from the exons ATGTCGGGCAGTAAGGCGCTGGGCGGGGGGGCGGGCAGCGGGGCGCGGCGCAGGCGGACCCGGTGCCGGCGCTGCCAGGCCTGCATGAGGACCGAGTGTGGAGAGTGTCACTTCTGTAAGGACATGAAGAAGTTCGGAGGACCGGGGAGGATGAAGCAGTCCTGTCTGCAGAGACAGTGCACAGCg cCCGTGTTGCCTCACACAGCGGTGTGTTTTGCGTGCGGCGAGGCGGGGAAGGAAGACACAGTGGACTCTGAGGAGGAGAAGTTCAGCCTCTGCCTGATGGAGTGCACCATCTGCAACGAGATCATCCACCCCAGCTGCCTCAAG ATGGGAAAGGCGGACGGGATCATCAACGACGAGATCCCAAACTGCTGGGAGTGTCCCAAGTGCCACAAGGAGGGGAAGACCAGCAAG GACCAGGCGGACGGGTCGGGGAAGCGGCGGCTGGACAACGGGGAGGCGGGGCGCTGGAAGCTGACGGATGACCCGCCCCCCAAGAAGAAAGCTCCGCCCCCATTGGAGGAGGCGGCCCGGCCGGAGGGCGGGCacaagaggaagaaggagaaggagcagCCAATGGACAGCGGGCCCAAGAAGAAG ATTAAAGGCGCGCATGAGAAACGTCTCAAAAAG AAacccaaacaggaagtgggcgAGTCGAACGGACCCGGTTCTTCCTCTGTGGCGGCGGCAGGAGGCCAGCAGAGCTCGTCCTCCTcccagccagcagggggcagcgcGGCGGCGGCCGGAGCGACGTCCAGCGCTGAGCAGCGTTCGCATCACCGCGAGAAGCTGGAGCGTTTCCGCAGGATGTGCCTGCTGGAGCGCcggccctcctcctcctcctcctcgtcttccagCTCCGAGTCCGACTCGGAGTCCGACTCGGACG GGGGCGGGGCCGACATGCCGTCACGGGGACGCAAACCCGGTCTGATGGACCCAGAGGAGGACGACGTTCCGGAGCGGAGCAGGAAGAACTCCGCCTCCCTGCCCCCCCCCTCGCCGCTCTCGTCCAATCAGATCCCTCCGTCCTCACTGCACGACGGCTTCGCGGCGAAGCAGCGCAGCAACGGACAGGAAGCGCGCAACGGGCGGACCCGGGGCGGGGCGGGGGGCGGGGAGAAGGAGAACGCCAGCGGcgttctgaccaatcacagacATGGCGgcggagggggcggagccaaaGGCAGCCGCGGCAACAAGATCCGCAACAACAGCAAGACGCCGAGCCAGAGGAGCGGCGTGTCGTCCTCCATTCCCACCTCCAAcggggggggcgtggccagcagcggCCTGCTGATGTCGGCCATGGCGGCGTCGCCGTGCTCGCAGCCGTCCCGCCTGGCGCCGCGCTCCCAGGTGATGAAGCGCAGCCCCCCCGCCGTGCCCTCGCCCCCCCGGCCCGTCCAGATGGAGCGGCACCTGGTGCGGCCGCCCCCCGCCTGCCCGGAGCCAAGCTGCCTGCTGCTGGACTGCGGCTCCGCCCACATCATGACGCGGGACGTCTGGCTGCGAGTCTTCACCTACCTGAGCCAGCGGGAGCTCTGCGTCTGCATGAGGGTGTGTCGCACCTGGAGCCGCTG GTGCTGCGACAAGAGGCTGTGGACGCAGATCGACCTGAGCCGCCAGCGCTCCATCACCCCCCCGATGCTGAGCGGCATCATCCGGCGGCAGCCCGTCTCCCTCAACCTGGGCTGCACCAACATCTCCAAGAAGCAGCTGATGTGGCTCATCAACCGCCTCCCAG GTCTCCTGGAGCTGAACGTCTCCGGCTGCGCCTGGCCGGCCGTCTCGGCCCTCTGTCAGGCCGTCTGTCCGTGTCTGAAGCTTTTGGACCTCAGCAGAGTGGAAGACCTTAAAGACTCTCACCTGAGGGAGCTGCTGGCCCCCCCACCCGAGTCCCGGACAG CTCCCAGCGAGAGCCGGGCGGGGCGGTTCCAGAACGTGACAGAGCTGCGATTGGCCGGTTTGGACCTGACGGACGCGTTGTCCCGCCTCCTGGTGCGCCACACCCCCCAGCTGACCCGGCTGGACCTGAGCCACTGCCTGAACGTCGGCGACCAGACGGTCCGCAACCTCACTGTGTCGCCGCTGAGGGAGAGCCTCACTCACCTCAACCTGGCAG gCTGTGTGAAGCTAACTGAACAGTGCGTCCAGCTGCTCCAGTGCTGCTCCGCCCTGCAGACGGTCGACCTGCGCTCCTGCTCCCTCCTCTCCACCGAGTCGGGACAGCTGCTCTCCTTCCCCTTcctgtcctcctcttcctcctcctcttcctccacctcctcctccgccgccgcctcctcttcctcggccGGCGCCGCCACCGTCGCTGCTAACTCGTCCTCCTCGGCTCTTCCTGACGACAGAACGCTGCTGAAGAACAGCTAA